One stretch of Zhihengliuella flava DNA includes these proteins:
- a CDS encoding sugar phosphate isomerase/epimerase family protein, with the protein MSSTPPIALSSASVYPLNVHDAFSVAHDLGYDGVEVMVTGNRVSQDAAQLNTLAERYDQPIHAIHAPTLLLTQQVWGSAWNKIQRSAQLALDTGCDVVVAHPPFRWQGTYASDFADGVKRIYETVGVRIAVENMYPWRARGREAKMYLPHWDPVPQPYQHVTWDFSHAAIAAMDSYEAIRQLGRRLTHVHLCDGVDNAKDEHLVPGYGTQRVSESMHHLRDTGFDGVVAVEVATRKARGVGGREELLGETLEFARAHLASVPDEPAAAPGTVAG; encoded by the coding sequence ATGAGTTCAACCCCGCCTATCGCGCTCTCGAGCGCCTCGGTCTACCCGCTCAACGTGCACGACGCCTTTTCCGTGGCCCACGATTTGGGGTACGACGGGGTGGAAGTCATGGTGACCGGCAACCGGGTGTCGCAGGACGCCGCGCAGCTGAACACCCTCGCCGAACGCTATGATCAGCCGATTCACGCGATCCACGCGCCGACGCTGTTGCTGACCCAACAGGTGTGGGGCTCGGCCTGGAACAAAATTCAGCGCAGCGCACAGTTGGCCCTGGACACGGGGTGCGACGTCGTCGTGGCCCACCCCCCGTTTCGCTGGCAGGGGACGTACGCCTCGGACTTCGCGGACGGCGTGAAGCGAATCTACGAAACCGTCGGGGTGCGGATTGCCGTGGAAAACATGTATCCGTGGCGGGCGCGCGGCCGCGAGGCCAAGATGTACCTGCCGCACTGGGATCCGGTGCCCCAGCCCTACCAGCACGTGACGTGGGATTTTTCCCATGCAGCGATCGCTGCGATGGACTCCTACGAGGCGATCAGGCAGCTCGGACGACGCCTGACGCACGTGCATCTCTGTGACGGCGTGGACAACGCCAAGGATGAGCACTTGGTGCCGGGCTACGGCACGCAGCGGGTTAGCGAATCCATGCACCACCTGCGGGACACCGGGTTCGACGGCGTCGTCGCCGTCGAGGTCGCCACGAGGAAGGCTCGCGGTGTGGGCGGTCGCGAGGAGCTCTTGGGCGAGACCCTCGAGTTTGCTCGTGCTCATCTGGCTTCTGTCCCGGATGAGCCCGCGGCGGCACCTGGCACCGTCGCCGGCTGA
- a CDS encoding winged helix-turn-helix domain-containing protein: MAAGKNEHAVVINDPQAIRALAHEARLEALEELFASQASRTATELASRCKLTPSAMSYHLRALEKYGYVRRAPSEGDARERRWQAAGDRLVVESFNQTPSAKSAFLNVQLGAFRERLAAEVSRREAEAKAGIEPPADRHPVMTTGMVFLSEEQREEFISRMYNLVREYEALAEPEERSVDAQRVYYMLSLLPEFEQASPGTAGPAQHKPGLPKR; the protein is encoded by the coding sequence GTGGCCGCCGGTAAAAATGAGCACGCGGTGGTCATTAATGACCCGCAGGCGATTCGGGCGCTCGCCCACGAGGCCCGGCTGGAGGCGCTCGAAGAGCTCTTCGCGTCGCAGGCCAGCCGGACGGCCACGGAGCTGGCGTCCCGCTGCAAGCTGACCCCGAGCGCCATGAGCTATCACCTCCGCGCCCTCGAAAAGTACGGGTACGTGCGCCGGGCCCCCAGCGAGGGGGACGCGCGGGAACGGCGCTGGCAGGCCGCCGGTGACCGGCTGGTCGTCGAGTCCTTTAATCAAACCCCGTCCGCCAAGAGCGCGTTCCTCAATGTGCAGCTTGGCGCGTTCCGTGAGCGCCTGGCCGCCGAGGTGTCCCGCCGCGAGGCGGAAGCCAAGGCGGGGATCGAGCCCCCGGCGGATCGGCATCCGGTGATGACGACGGGCATGGTGTTCCTGTCCGAGGAGCAGCGGGAAGAGTTCATCAGCCGCATGTACAACCTGGTCCGGGAATATGAGGCCCTGGCGGAGCCGGAGGAGCGGTCCGTGGACGCGCAGCGCGTCTATTACATGCTCTCCCTGCTGCCCGAGTTTGAGCAGGCCAGCCCGGGGACCGCGGGGCCAGCGCAGCACAAGCCCGGCTTGCCGAAGAGGTAG
- a CDS encoding Ppx/GppA phosphatase family protein — protein MRLGVLDIGSNTVHLLLVDAYPGARPNAFASHKRPLSLVTYLDPQGAITEAGQRELIDFVHEASEFAVKHGAVDMLAFCTSAIRESANGEAVLDRVATETGVHLTELTGEQEAGMTYYAVRRWFGWQANGILEFDIGGGSFEMAVGTDEFPAIARSVPLGAGRLTRDWLPEDPPEMADIKALRAYVREQLAEPVAELRAELGKKPDLVAATSKTFRSLARIAGAAPYGEGPYVKRVLRREDLKLWTHRLAAMTHAQRADLPGVSAVRAPQLLAGAIVAHEAMAAFKIKSLKICPWALREGLILRRFDHLVLDSEAPYGDTVGVGHVELLKQQRREPSVSASAPSPSDAAGPSSTVSEGSNA, from the coding sequence GTGCGCCTGGGAGTACTGGATATCGGGTCCAACACCGTTCACCTGTTGCTGGTGGACGCCTACCCTGGCGCGCGGCCGAACGCCTTTGCCTCCCACAAGCGTCCGCTCTCGTTGGTGACCTACCTGGACCCTCAGGGCGCCATCACCGAGGCGGGCCAGCGCGAACTGATCGACTTCGTCCACGAGGCCAGCGAGTTCGCGGTTAAGCACGGCGCGGTGGACATGCTGGCGTTCTGCACCTCCGCGATTCGTGAGTCCGCCAACGGCGAGGCGGTGCTGGATCGGGTGGCCACCGAGACGGGGGTGCACCTGACGGAGCTCACCGGTGAGCAAGAAGCCGGAATGACCTACTACGCGGTGCGTCGCTGGTTCGGGTGGCAGGCCAACGGCATTCTCGAATTTGATATCGGCGGAGGGTCCTTCGAGATGGCCGTCGGAACGGACGAGTTTCCGGCGATCGCCCGCTCCGTCCCGCTCGGCGCAGGCCGCCTGACCCGCGACTGGCTCCCGGAGGATCCGCCCGAGATGGCGGATATTAAGGCCCTGCGCGCCTACGTGCGCGAGCAATTGGCCGAGCCGGTGGCGGAGCTGCGGGCCGAGCTGGGCAAGAAACCTGACCTCGTGGCGGCAACGTCGAAAACCTTCCGCTCCTTGGCGCGCATCGCCGGTGCCGCGCCCTACGGGGAGGGCCCCTACGTCAAGCGGGTGTTGCGCCGAGAAGACCTGAAGCTGTGGACGCACCGGTTAGCGGCGATGACTCACGCGCAGCGAGCCGACTTGCCGGGAGTCTCTGCAGTGCGCGCCCCGCAGCTGCTCGCCGGCGCCATCGTGGCCCACGAGGCCATGGCGGCGTTCAAGATCAAGTCCCTCAAGATTTGCCCGTGGGCCTTGCGAGAAGGCCTCATCCTCCGCCGCTTCGACCATCTGGTGCTGGACAGCGAGGCGCCCTATGGCGATACGGTTGGAGTGGGGCACGTGGAGTTGCTGAAGCAGCAGCGGCGCGAGCCCTCGGTTTCCGCGTCGGCGCCTTCGCCGTCCGACGCCGCGGGGCCGTCGTCGACCGTCTCCGAGGGGAGTAACGCATGA
- the topA gene encoding type I DNA topoisomerase: MPAKAKEKTGKKLVIVESPAKSKSIAKYLGEGFVVDASVGHIRDLPQPSELPSDLKKTPVGKFAIDLENDFEPYYVVNPDKKKKVSELKSALKEADELYLATDADREGEAIAWHLLEVLKPKVPVHRMAFTEITKEGISRALENIREIDTDLVDAQETRRVLDRLYGYEISPVLWRKIARGLSAGRVQSVATRLVVERERERMAFRSASYWDLTGEFATTAGESFKAKLSAVDGSRIASGRDFDDKGQLKAKASGDVVLLEQQAAETLAEGLTGAEFAVTGMETKPYTRRPAAPFTTSTLQQEASRKLRWSSRITMQIAQRLYENGYITYMRTDSVALSSEAIGAARRQAKELYGDDFVPQKPRYYKGKSENAQEAHEAIRPAGDSFRRPRDVRSQLSADEFKLYELIWKRTVASQMADAKGSTASVRLTGTATDGRSAEFAASGTVITFRGFMAAYEEGKDVTEEEREASDAERRLPQLAEGDALQGAEIEANGHETTPPARYTEASIVAELEAREIGRPSTYAPTISTIMDRGYVSKRGSALVPSWIAFSVVRLLEEHFGQYVDYGFTAALEDDLDEIAKGHKGRGAWLKHFYFGDDGVRGLRDVVDNLGDIDARAINSIEIADGIVLRVGKFGPYLEKPVAADAPEGTAPQRVNVPEDLAPDELTAEKAIELMENQGPDELVLGTDPESGRTIVAKDGRYGPYVTEVIEEMTDEELEAMPTEYYKNGKPKPKKKPAKPKPRTGSLFKSMSLDTVTLEDALKLLSLPRVLGEDEEGKQITVQNGRFGPYLKKGTDSRSIESEEQIFTITLDEAHAIYAQPKQRGRRAAAPPLAEFGEDPASGKPIVVKDGRFGPYITDGETNITVPRSSSVEELTRERAVELLAEKRAKGPAKRSGAKKTATRKTPAKKK, from the coding sequence GTGCCCGCCAAGGCGAAGGAAAAGACCGGCAAGAAGCTCGTCATCGTCGAGTCCCCGGCCAAGAGCAAGTCAATCGCCAAGTACCTCGGCGAAGGCTTCGTCGTGGACGCCTCCGTGGGCCACATTCGTGATCTGCCGCAGCCTTCCGAGCTGCCCAGCGACCTGAAGAAGACGCCGGTGGGCAAGTTCGCCATCGACCTCGAGAACGACTTTGAGCCGTACTACGTGGTGAACCCGGACAAGAAGAAAAAGGTCTCTGAGCTCAAGAGCGCGCTGAAAGAGGCCGACGAACTCTACCTCGCCACCGATGCCGATCGCGAAGGCGAGGCCATCGCGTGGCACCTGCTCGAGGTCCTCAAGCCCAAGGTGCCCGTGCATCGGATGGCCTTCACCGAGATCACCAAAGAAGGCATTAGCCGCGCCCTCGAGAACATTCGTGAGATCGACACGGACCTTGTCGACGCTCAGGAAACCCGCCGGGTCTTGGACCGGTTGTACGGGTATGAGATTTCCCCGGTGCTCTGGCGGAAAATCGCCCGCGGACTCTCCGCGGGGCGTGTGCAGTCCGTCGCCACCCGCCTGGTCGTCGAGCGAGAGCGGGAACGCATGGCGTTCCGTTCCGCCAGTTACTGGGATTTGACCGGTGAATTCGCCACCACCGCGGGCGAGTCATTCAAGGCCAAGCTCTCGGCCGTGGACGGTTCACGCATCGCCTCCGGACGTGATTTTGATGACAAGGGTCAGCTGAAGGCCAAGGCGAGCGGTGACGTCGTGCTCCTCGAGCAGCAGGCGGCCGAGACCCTCGCTGAGGGATTGACCGGCGCGGAGTTTGCGGTCACGGGGATGGAGACCAAGCCGTACACGCGCCGCCCGGCGGCGCCGTTTACGACGTCGACCCTGCAGCAGGAAGCCAGCCGCAAGTTGCGCTGGTCCTCCCGCATCACGATGCAGATTGCGCAGCGGCTGTACGAAAACGGCTACATCACCTATATGCGTACCGACTCCGTGGCCCTGTCGAGCGAGGCCATCGGGGCCGCCCGCCGGCAAGCCAAGGAACTGTACGGCGACGACTTCGTGCCGCAGAAGCCCCGCTACTACAAGGGCAAGAGCGAGAATGCCCAGGAGGCCCACGAGGCGATCCGCCCGGCCGGTGATTCCTTCCGCCGTCCGCGCGATGTGCGCAGCCAGCTCTCCGCGGACGAGTTCAAGCTGTACGAGCTGATCTGGAAGCGCACCGTGGCGTCCCAAATGGCCGACGCCAAGGGCTCGACCGCGTCCGTGCGCCTCACGGGGACGGCCACGGACGGCCGGAGCGCCGAGTTTGCCGCGTCCGGAACCGTCATCACGTTCCGCGGATTCATGGCCGCGTACGAGGAAGGCAAGGACGTCACCGAGGAGGAGCGAGAGGCCAGCGACGCCGAGCGCCGCCTCCCGCAGTTGGCGGAGGGAGACGCGCTGCAGGGAGCGGAGATCGAAGCCAACGGCCACGAGACGACGCCGCCGGCACGCTATACCGAGGCCTCGATCGTCGCCGAACTGGAGGCGCGCGAGATTGGACGGCCCTCCACGTACGCTCCGACGATTTCCACCATCATGGATCGCGGCTACGTGAGCAAGCGTGGGTCCGCGCTGGTCCCAAGCTGGATCGCCTTCTCCGTGGTGCGCCTCCTCGAAGAGCACTTTGGCCAGTACGTCGACTACGGTTTCACTGCCGCGCTGGAAGACGACCTGGACGAGATCGCCAAGGGCCACAAGGGCCGCGGCGCGTGGCTGAAGCACTTCTACTTTGGCGACGATGGCGTGCGGGGACTGCGGGACGTCGTCGACAACCTGGGGGACATCGACGCCCGGGCCATCAATTCCATCGAAATCGCCGATGGCATCGTCCTGCGCGTCGGCAAGTTTGGCCCGTACCTCGAAAAGCCCGTGGCCGCGGACGCTCCGGAGGGGACGGCGCCGCAGCGGGTCAACGTCCCCGAGGACTTGGCGCCGGATGAGCTCACCGCCGAGAAGGCGATTGAACTCATGGAGAATCAGGGGCCGGACGAGCTGGTCCTCGGGACGGATCCGGAGTCGGGACGCACGATCGTGGCCAAGGACGGACGCTACGGCCCGTACGTCACCGAGGTCATCGAGGAGATGACGGACGAAGAGCTCGAGGCGATGCCCACCGAGTACTACAAGAACGGTAAGCCGAAGCCCAAGAAGAAGCCGGCCAAGCCGAAGCCGCGCACCGGCTCGCTGTTCAAGTCCATGTCACTCGACACCGTGACGTTGGAGGACGCGCTCAAGCTCCTGTCCCTGCCGCGCGTGCTGGGCGAGGACGAGGAGGGCAAGCAGATCACCGTGCAGAACGGCCGATTTGGTCCGTACCTGAAAAAGGGCACGGACTCGCGCTCCATTGAGTCCGAAGAGCAGATCTTCACGATCACTCTGGACGAGGCTCACGCGATTTACGCGCAGCCGAAGCAGCGCGGCCGTCGGGCCGCGGCCCCGCCGCTGGCGGAGTTCGGTGAAGATCCGGCGTCCGGCAAGCCGATCGTCGTCAAGGATGGTCGGTTTGGGCCGTACATCACCGACGGCGAAACCAATATCACCGTTCCCCGGAGCTCCTCGGTGGAGGAGCTCACCCGTGAGCGCGCGGTGGAACTCTTGGCGGAGAAGCGGGCCAAGGGGCCGGCCAAGCGTTCAGGCGCCAAGAAGACGGCGACGCGCAAGACCCCGGCGAAGAAGAAGTAG
- the proC gene encoding pyrroline-5-carboxylate reductase, translated as MADTNAQNSTADLNLAFLGTGSMNGAIMRGIIAAGHDPARITATVRTPSKAVALAEETGVNALATEDSAEANLEAVAQADVVFLGVKPVGILELCREIAGALKPTAAVVSVAAGITVGAMEAALTSGQPVVRSMPNTPLTVGLGAVGVAAGSSIDEATLEQVVALYRGAGVVKVVPEDKIEAVTAVSGSGPAYIFYMAEAMAAAGEKLGLDADTARELAAATVAGAGRMLAEPDADAAQLRRNVTSPNGTTAAALESFAQSGLEEMVLTAETACVERSKELTRELSS; from the coding sequence ATGGCTGACACGAACGCACAGAATTCGACCGCTGACCTGAACCTTGCCTTTCTCGGCACCGGATCCATGAACGGTGCCATCATGCGCGGCATCATTGCTGCCGGACACGACCCGGCCCGGATCACCGCCACCGTCCGCACGCCGTCGAAGGCCGTCGCCTTGGCCGAAGAGACCGGCGTGAACGCCCTGGCCACCGAAGATTCGGCCGAGGCCAACCTCGAGGCCGTCGCGCAGGCCGACGTCGTTTTCCTCGGCGTCAAGCCGGTCGGCATCCTCGAGCTGTGCCGAGAGATCGCGGGGGCCCTGAAGCCCACGGCTGCGGTGGTCTCCGTCGCCGCCGGCATCACCGTCGGCGCCATGGAAGCCGCACTGACGTCCGGCCAGCCGGTGGTTCGCTCCATGCCGAACACTCCGTTGACCGTGGGCCTGGGCGCCGTCGGCGTCGCCGCGGGATCCAGCATTGACGAGGCGACGCTCGAGCAGGTGGTGGCCCTCTATCGCGGCGCCGGCGTGGTCAAGGTCGTGCCCGAGGACAAGATTGAGGCCGTCACCGCAGTGTCCGGGTCCGGCCCGGCCTACATCTTCTACATGGCCGAAGCCATGGCCGCTGCCGGCGAAAAGCTGGGGCTCGATGCTGACACCGCGCGCGAATTGGCGGCGGCGACCGTGGCCGGGGCGGGCCGCATGCTGGCCGAGCCCGACGCCGACGCGGCGCAGCTGCGCCGCAACGTCACCAGCCCCAATGGCACGACGGCGGCCGCGCTAGAGAGCTTCGCCCAGTCCGGGCTGGAGGAGATGGTGCTCACGGCGGAGACCGCGTGCGTGGAGCGCTCGAAGGAACTGACACGCGAGCTCAGCAGCTAA
- a CDS encoding acetoin utilization protein AcuC, whose translation MMEYRFSETHPMNPLRLDLTVRLAEELGVLGREQITVVRPERATDSELARVHDPAYIAAVKAVAADPTSCDAERGLGTEDNPAFAAMHTASALLAGGSIAAAEAVLDGSALHAVNFAGGMHHAGRGVAGGFCIYNDAAIAIQRLLDGGVARVLYIDVDAHHGDGVEQIFWEEDRVLTISLHESGISLFPGTGFPHEVGAAEAAGRAVNVPLPMGTSDSGWLRAFHAVVPQLAAEFQPEVIVSQHGCDGHRLDELTNLMLSVDGQRQNMLDIAELAAKHCDGRWVSLGGGGYSVVDVVPRAWTHLLAIASGQPVPLRTPTPTPWRDYVADRYGVDAPEVMGDDADTWWRSWEVGYDPADAVDRAVVATRKEVFPLYGLDPWFD comes from the coding sequence ATGATGGAGTATCGCTTCAGCGAGACCCACCCGATGAATCCGCTGCGGTTGGACCTGACGGTCAGGCTGGCCGAGGAGCTGGGGGTGCTGGGCCGCGAGCAGATCACCGTGGTCCGCCCCGAACGAGCCACGGATTCTGAACTCGCCCGGGTCCACGACCCGGCCTACATTGCCGCCGTCAAGGCCGTCGCCGCGGACCCCACATCCTGCGATGCCGAGCGCGGACTAGGCACGGAGGACAATCCGGCCTTTGCGGCGATGCACACGGCGAGCGCGCTCCTCGCCGGAGGGTCGATCGCTGCAGCGGAGGCCGTGCTCGACGGATCGGCGCTGCACGCCGTGAATTTCGCCGGCGGGATGCACCACGCCGGCCGCGGCGTCGCCGGTGGGTTCTGCATCTACAACGACGCCGCCATCGCCATCCAGCGGCTGCTCGACGGGGGAGTCGCACGGGTGCTGTACATCGATGTTGATGCGCACCACGGCGACGGGGTAGAGCAGATTTTCTGGGAGGAGGATCGCGTGCTCACCATTTCTTTGCACGAATCCGGCATCTCCCTCTTTCCGGGGACCGGCTTTCCGCATGAGGTCGGGGCAGCCGAGGCCGCCGGACGGGCGGTCAATGTGCCGCTGCCGATGGGAACCTCCGACTCCGGGTGGCTGCGCGCCTTTCACGCCGTCGTGCCCCAACTGGCGGCCGAGTTTCAGCCCGAGGTGATTGTGAGTCAGCACGGGTGCGACGGCCACCGGCTGGATGAACTCACCAATCTCATGCTGAGCGTGGACGGCCAGCGGCAGAACATGCTGGACATCGCCGAGCTGGCGGCCAAGCACTGCGACGGGCGTTGGGTCAGTTTGGGCGGCGGCGGGTATTCCGTGGTGGACGTCGTGCCGAGGGCGTGGACCCACCTGCTGGCCATCGCCTCGGGCCAGCCCGTCCCGCTGCGGACTCCGACCCCGACGCCGTGGCGCGACTACGTAGCGGACAGGTACGGCGTGGACGCGCCCGAGGTGATGGGGGACGACGCGGACACGTGGTGGCGTTCGTGGGAGGTGGGGTATGACCCCGCCGATGCGGTCGACCGGGCCGTGGTGGCCACGCGGAAGGAAGTGTTTCCGCTCTATGGATTGGACCCCTGGTTCGACTGA
- a CDS encoding ArsR/SmtB family transcription factor: MQHQKVFSALADPTRRRILEELAEGDVAVGDLVERVEASQPTVSKHLRVLRDAALVQTRAEGQRRYYRLQPAGLQQALAWFSPLIEPLATSASEGDGESSEQASAAAPASAPAQEKSALTPGAGEGAGTREFGRTMNATVEQVADRAHHLLGRLPKPKFGRRR, from the coding sequence ATGCAGCACCAGAAAGTCTTCTCCGCTTTGGCCGACCCAACGCGCCGCCGCATCCTTGAGGAACTCGCCGAGGGGGACGTGGCGGTCGGTGACCTGGTCGAACGCGTCGAAGCGAGCCAGCCGACGGTCTCTAAGCACCTCCGGGTCTTGCGGGATGCCGCGCTTGTGCAGACGCGCGCCGAGGGGCAGCGGCGCTACTATCGGCTGCAACCGGCTGGCCTTCAGCAGGCCCTGGCCTGGTTCTCGCCGCTGATCGAGCCACTGGCCACCAGCGCCTCGGAGGGGGATGGGGAATCGTCCGAACAGGCCTCTGCCGCGGCGCCCGCCAGCGCCCCAGCGCAGGAGAAGTCCGCCCTGACTCCGGGCGCCGGGGAGGGCGCGGGCACGCGGGAGTTTGGCCGCACGATGAACGCCACCGTGGAACAAGTGGCGGACCGAGCGCACCATCTGCTGGGCCGGCTGCCCAAGCCAAAGTTCGGGCGACGACGGTAG
- a CDS encoding potassium channel family protein → MAENRTDHNAPVLVIGLGRFGAAVAEQLISQGREVLAIERNASLVQKFSGMLTHVVEADATDIDALRQLGAQEFSSAVVGVGTSIESSVLITVNLVDLGLDHVWVKAITPAHGKILSRIGANHVIYPEADAGVRVAHLVGGRMLDFIEFDDGFAIVKMYPPKETQGFTLGESQVRSKYGVTVVGVKSPGEDFTYAQPDTKVTRRDVLIVSGHVDLLERFAARP, encoded by the coding sequence TTGGCTGAGAACCGCACCGATCACAACGCGCCCGTCTTGGTGATTGGGCTCGGCCGGTTCGGCGCCGCCGTCGCCGAACAGCTCATCAGTCAGGGCCGGGAAGTTCTGGCCATCGAGCGCAACGCCTCCTTGGTGCAGAAATTTTCCGGCATGCTCACCCACGTCGTCGAGGCGGACGCGACGGACATCGACGCCCTGCGTCAGCTCGGCGCTCAGGAGTTCAGTTCCGCCGTCGTCGGCGTCGGCACGTCAATCGAATCCTCCGTGCTCATCACCGTGAACCTCGTGGACTTAGGACTGGACCACGTGTGGGTCAAGGCCATTACCCCGGCGCACGGCAAGATCCTCTCCCGCATCGGTGCCAACCACGTGATCTACCCGGAGGCGGACGCCGGCGTCCGCGTGGCGCACCTCGTCGGTGGGCGCATGTTGGACTTCATTGAGTTCGACGACGGCTTCGCGATCGTGAAGATGTACCCGCCCAAGGAGACCCAGGGGTTCACCCTCGGAGAGTCCCAAGTGCGCTCCAAGTACGGCGTCACGGTGGTGGGCGTCAAGAGTCCCGGCGAGGACTTCACCTATGCCCAGCCGGACACCAAGGTCACGCGGCGGGACGTCCTGATCGTTTCCGGCCACGTGGACCTCCTCGAACGCTTCGCAGCGCGCCCGTAG
- a CDS encoding TrkH family potassium uptake protein encodes MPAAPSFTPASWPVRTLRKVRDTVDTMASSSPSRLFLTALFLVIAVFTALLSLPVATAKHVVTPFYDALFTATSAVTVTGLTTVNSGEHWSQFGLVVIMVAMFVGGLGVVTLASILALAVSRRLGLRGKLLTQQAMAADDDGRLGEVGTLLRIIITTTTTIQLALAVLLIPAFYVADHTLGEAFFHGSFYAISSFNNGGFVSHPDGLAGFESNPFIVVPIMIGVFVGSLGFPVLMVLLTLRHKFRKWSLHAKLTIGVSLILTVVGAVVLGGLEWNNQATMGHLSVWDKILHSFFASVNTRSGGFSLVDQNELHPATMLITDALMFAGGGSVSTAGGIKVTTIAVLFLAMAAEARGDSDIRTFGRRIPDGTMRVALSVVVLGATLVALGAALLLWISEESLDRVLFETISAFATCGLSVGLSAELPPAGKYVLVALMFAGRVGTITLAAALSARQRETRYHFPEERPIIG; translated from the coding sequence ATGCCCGCCGCACCGTCTTTCACGCCCGCGTCGTGGCCCGTGCGCACGCTGCGGAAAGTACGGGACACCGTGGACACGATGGCCTCGTCCTCGCCATCCCGCCTCTTCCTGACGGCGCTCTTCTTGGTGATCGCGGTGTTTACGGCCCTACTATCCCTCCCCGTGGCCACCGCCAAGCACGTGGTCACCCCCTTCTACGATGCCCTCTTCACCGCCACCTCGGCCGTGACGGTCACGGGGTTGACCACGGTGAACTCCGGCGAGCACTGGTCCCAGTTCGGACTGGTGGTCATCATGGTGGCTATGTTCGTCGGCGGCCTCGGCGTGGTGACCCTTGCGTCGATTCTGGCTCTCGCCGTCTCCCGGCGCTTGGGGCTGCGCGGCAAGCTGCTCACCCAGCAGGCCATGGCGGCCGACGACGACGGCCGCCTCGGCGAGGTGGGCACGCTCCTGCGGATCATCATCACCACCACGACGACGATTCAGCTGGCTCTGGCCGTCCTCCTCATTCCGGCCTTCTACGTCGCGGACCACACGCTGGGCGAGGCGTTCTTTCACGGCTCGTTCTACGCCATCTCGTCCTTCAATAACGGCGGGTTCGTTTCTCACCCCGATGGCCTCGCCGGCTTCGAGTCCAACCCGTTCATCGTGGTCCCCATCATGATCGGCGTCTTCGTGGGTAGCCTAGGTTTTCCCGTCCTCATGGTGCTGCTGACGCTTCGGCACAAATTCCGCAAATGGTCGCTACACGCGAAGCTGACGATCGGCGTGAGCCTCATCCTGACCGTGGTCGGCGCCGTCGTTCTGGGCGGGCTGGAATGGAACAACCAGGCGACCATGGGCCACCTGAGCGTCTGGGACAAGATCCTGCACTCGTTCTTCGCGTCGGTGAACACGCGCTCCGGTGGATTCTCCCTCGTCGATCAAAACGAGCTGCATCCCGCCACCATGCTGATCACCGACGCCCTGATGTTCGCTGGCGGCGGCTCCGTGTCCACGGCCGGCGGCATCAAGGTCACCACCATCGCCGTCCTCTTCTTGGCTATGGCCGCCGAGGCACGGGGCGACTCAGACATCCGGACTTTTGGCCGCCGCATCCCGGACGGCACCATGCGCGTGGCGCTCTCCGTCGTCGTCCTCGGTGCCACGCTCGTGGCCCTCGGGGCGGCGCTCTTGTTGTGGATCAGCGAGGAGTCGCTGGACCGGGTGCTGTTCGAGACGATTTCCGCGTTCGCCACGTGCGGCCTCTCGGTGGGTTTGAGCGCCGAGCTACCGCCCGCTGGAAAGTACGTGTTGGTGGCCCTGATGTTTGCTGGCCGCGTGGGTACGATTACCCTCGCAGCGGCCTTGTCCGCTCGCCAACGCGAGACCCGCTATCACTTCCCCGAGGAAAGGCCGATCATTGGCTGA